A window of Pseudomonas alcaliphila JAB1 genomic DNA:
ATCTCATGCAGGGTCTTGCGATAGGCATCTTTCTGCGAGCTGGTCGCCGGGTCTTCGAAGTTCCAGGCGATGTATTCGCCAGCGCCAGGCAGTGCCAGGCACTCCAGGGCGGACTTGTCACACAGGGTGATCACATAGTCGAAAGGCTCGCCAGCGACCTGCTCGATGGACTTGCTATAAAGCCCGTCAGTGGAAACACCAAGATGCTCCAGCGCATCGCGCGCTCGTATGTCGACTTCAGTGGGAGCGGAACCTGCGCTGTAGACCTCAAAGTGCTCCGAGTCGGTGTGGCGCAGCAGGGCTTCGGCCATCTGCGAGCGTGAGGAGTTCGCGACACAGAGGAACAGGACGCGCTTTTTCTGGCTCATGTTGATCCCTATCAAAGATGCACACGAGCAAATATATTATTTTTCGAATATGCAGTAAAGTGAATATGCGGCGCGTTGCGCGCCAACCGAACGAGGATAGGCAGCAAAGATGACAAATGCGTGTGAAGTCGCGATGAAACAGGCCTCTGGGGCTCCGTTGGGAGTGTTTGAGCGCTACCTGACTCTGTGGGTGTTCCTGTGCATCGTGGCGGGCACCGTGCTGGGCCTGGTTGTGCCGCAAGCGGCTCAGGCCGTTGGCGCCCTGGAAGTGGCGAAGGTCAATATCCCGGTTGGCCTGCTGATCTGGGTGATGATCATTCCGATGCTGATGAAGATCGACTTCGGCGCCATCAGCGAGGTGCGTGAACAGAAGAGCGGCATGTTCGTCACCCTGTTCGTCAACTGGGCGATCAAGCCGTTTTCCATGGCGCTGATTGGCTGGTTTTTCATCAAGCAGGTGTTTGCGCCCTGGCTGCCCGCCGAAGAGCTGGATAGCTACATGGCCGGCTTGATCCTGCTCGGTGCGGCGCCCTGCACGGCGATGGTGTTTGTCTGGAGCAACCTGTGTAAGGGCAATGCCAACTTCACCCTGACCCAGGTGGCCCTCAACGACCTGGTCATGGTGTTTGCCTTTGCCCCCATCGTGGCGCTGTTGCTGGGCGTCTCTTCGATCCCGGTGCCCTGGGACACCCTGCTGCTTTCCGTGGTGATGTACATCGTCATTCCGCTGGCCATCGCCCAGTTTCTGCGAGCCCGCTTGATGAAGCGCGGCGATGCCTACTTTCAGCAGGCCCTGGCGAAGATCTCGCCGTTCTCCATTCTGGCTCTGCTGGCGACCCTGGTGCTGCTGTTCTCCTTCCAGGGTGAGTCCATAGTCGAGCAACCCCTGATTATCGGCATCATCGCGATTCCTCTGCTGGTGCAGACCCTGTTCATCGCCGCGCTGGGTTACTGGCTCTGCCATACCCTGAAAGTGCGCCACGACGTGGCAGGCCCGGCCACCATGATCGGAGCTTCGAACTTCTTTGAGCTGGCCGTAGCCGTGGCCATTGTCTTGTACGGCTTCAACTCGGGCGCCGCCCTGGCAACCGTGGTCGGCGTGCTGATCGAGGTGCCTGTGATGCTCTGGCTGGTACGCATGGTCAACAGCACACGCAACTGGTACGAGAGCAGCCTCAACAATCGCTAAGGGGTCAGCATGCGCTTTATCGACAATGCACCACGCTTCCTGTTCTTCACCGGTAAGGGCGGGGTCGGCAAGACCTCCATTGCCTGCGCGACAGCCCTGGAGCTGACCCGTCAGGGCAAGCGAGTGCTGCTGGTCAGTACCGATCCGGCCTCCAATGTGGGGCAGGTATTCGGTCTGGAGATCGGTAACCAGATCACCGCCATACCCGCCGTGGAAAATCTGGCGGCCCTGGAGATCGACCCACAGGGCGCAGCTCAAGCCTATCGGGATCGGATTGTGGGCCCGGCGAGAGGCGTCATGCCGGATGATGTGGTCAAAGGCATGGAAGAGCAGTTGTCGGGCGCCTGCACAACCGAGATTGCCGCCTTCGATGAGTTCACCTCGCTGCTGGTCAACGATGAACTGAAGGCCCGCTTCGACCACATCATTTTCGATACGGCACCGACCGGGCACACGATCCGGCTGCTGCAACTGCCTGGTGCCTGGAGTGGATTCCTGGAGGCGGGGCAAGGTGATGCCTCCTGTCTTGGCCCGCTGGCTGGTTTGGACAAACAGCGTGACCAGTATCGCGAGGCGGTAGAGGCACTTTCTGATCCAGCCAAGACCCGTCTGGTTCTGGTTGCCAGGGCGCAGGCAACCACCCTGCGTGAGGCTGCCCGCACCCGCGAGGAGCTGGCAGCCATCGGCTTGCAGGAGCAGTACCTGGTGATCAACGGCGTGTTGCCGGCGAGTGAGGCGCAGAAGGATGCCCTGGCCGCCGCCGTCTATAAGCGTGAGCAGGCCGCAGTCGCCACCATGCCGCTAGCGCTGCGCACACTGCCGCTCGATCTGCTGCCTTTGAAAGCATTCAACCTGGTGGGATTGGATGCCCTGCGACAACTTTTGGCTGAAGGTTCTGCTGACGGCACGCAGGCACCGGCCAGTGCGCCGATTGAATTGAACGCCCCACGACTCAAGTCCCTGATCGACGAGATCGCCGCCGATGGTCATGGCCTGATCATGGTGATGGGCAAAGGTGGTGTCGGGAAAACGACCCTCGCCGCAGCGGTTGCCGTCGAACTGGCTCGCCGTGGCTTGCCCGTACACCTGACTACCTCTGATCCTGCCGCGCACCTTGCCGAGACACTGGATGGCACGCTTGAGCACCTGACGCTGAGCCGCATTGACCCGCATGCCGAGACACAGCGCTATCGTGATCACGTCATGCAAACCAAAGGCGCGGGTCTGGATGAGCAGGCTCGGGCGCTGCTAGCCGAGGATCTGCGTTCACCCTGCACCGAGGAGATCGCCGTATTCCAGGCATTCTCGCGAATCATCCGTGAAGCCGGGAAAAAGTTCGTGGTGATGGATACGGCCCCGACCGGCCACACCTTGCTGCTACTGGATGCCACCGGGGCTTATCACCGCGACATTGCTCGGCAGATGTCGGGCAGCAACATGCGCTTCTCCACGCCGATGATGCAGCTCCAGGATCCTAAGCAAACCAAGGTGCTGCTGGTGACCCTGGCCGAAACCACTCCAGTGCTGGAGGCTGCTGGCCTGCAAGCTGATCTGCGTCGCGCCGGCATTGAGCCTTGGGCATGGGTGATCAACAACAGCGTGGCAGTCGCAAAGACTGAATCCCCGCTTCTACATAAGCGGGCGGTCAATGAGCTGAGGGAAATTGAGCATGTCGCGACTGAGCACTCGCAACGCCATGCGGTCATTCCGCTCATGGCGGAGGAGCCGGTAGGGGTTGAGCGCTTACTCGCTCTCAGCAAGTAATCTGCACCAATGAAAAGGCCCGCATTCTGCGGGCCTTTCTACTTGAAAGCGCTTACTTCTTGATGACCTCAAGGTAATCCTTGAGGGTTTTCTCGTCAGCCGCTTTGACCGTCATGCCATTCGGGCCGGAACCGATATCGGTGAACTGCTTGGCTGGCTCGCCAGTGGCTTTGAAGTCCTTCAGTTCCTGAGAGTCTTCGCGGAAAACCCAGAGACGACCATCCTCAACCTCGGTAACAAAACCAGGCTTATCGAATTCGCTGGCCATAACGGAGCCGGTGAACAGAGACGAGAGGAGCAGGGCTGAGAGGGTGAGGTTTTTCATGGCACGACCTATTGAGTGGTGGGGCCACTAATTTACTAAGCCAATCATTTCAGAAAAGTTACAACATGCGCGCATTCGAATGTACGCATGTAACCAATCGTTTCGATAGAACTTAACCAGGTCATCCAGGGCCTGTGAAGTCGATCTAATCGCAATGGCTGCGGCCCTCTCTACCCTTGGCGAGCTTGCAGAGTTCTCGGATGACGTAGGGGTTCTATCCCCCTGACTTGAGGTTGCACAGGAGGCGAAAGTCCTTGCCAGGCCGACTTGATACCAGCTCCACAGCGCCCTCTCCCCAGAAGGCAACCGCAAGCGAGAGACGTTGTTCATCGTCGAGCAGCTGCTGTTCGAGTCGTTTCTTGTATTCATCAGGGGCCCCGAAGGCCGACATCTGTCCGTTCACTCCACCTCCTTTTACTATCACTATTAGTGTCCTGCCTTCACCAACAAGGAAGTCCCCATGCAACAGAAACGCATCGCCCTACTGATCGACTGCGACAACGTCAGTCACAACGCCATTGAGGGTGTGCTGGAAGAGCTCGCCAAATACGGCATGGTCAACGTACGACATGCTCATGGTGACTGGAAGAGCGACGGCCTCTCTGGTTGGGTTGAGCGGCTCCATCCATTCGCTATCCGCCCCATGCAGCAGTTCGCCTACACCAAGGGCAAGAACGCCACCGACGCGGCCATGATCATCGATGCGATGGATCTGCTGTACAGCAAGAACATCGACGCCTTTGCCCTGATGACCAGCGATAGCGACTTCACGCCACTGGCTCTGCGCCTGCAAGAGAGTGGCTTTCCGGTGTATGGCTTTGGCGAGAAGAAGACACCATCTGCCTTCGTGCATGCATGCACCTCGTTTATCTACGTGGAGAACCTGGTTCGCGCTCCCGATGACGATAAGGCGTCCGCTGATGAGCAGCCGAAGAAGAAAACCCGCAACGAGCTGCGCTGCGACACCTCCCTTGTTCGGCTGCTTCGCAATGCCGCAGACCAGACCGCTGGTGATGATGGTTGGTCGCTACTGAGTAGGGTGTCGGACTACATACACAACAACAGCTCGTTCTCGGTTGTGAACTACGGCTACCAAAAACTGGGCGATCTGATCCGCACCTCGGAGCTGTTCGATGTGGAGATGCGCGGCACGGTGATGGTGGTTCGTACCGTTCGCAAGCCAGCGCCATCTCCGGCCCCAGAGCCTACCTTATAGCCCTTGCCTGACCTCGGCACTGGAGTACGCCATGTCTGACCAAATGCACTTCACTCGCCGAACCCTGCTAGCAGCCTCAGAATTTATTGAGCGAGCAGGCACGTACGACCGTAAACGCCACGCACAGAGCCAGCATCAGCGTAGTGAGACTGCTGGGCCCCCGTCGACGCCAGCACCAAACGAACAGCACCGAGCAGACGATCAGTGAAGTTGGATTTCCATGAAAAGCTCCTGGATGGTGGGAGCTTCTGATTCTTCACACAATCCAGGGCGGCTGGTCGTCAATTGCGTACCGTTTCAGGGTCACAACTCAGCCTAGTGCCTGCTCGCTACAGGAAGCGACGCTTGTCACGCCTATAGCACTTGAACGCGACCACCCAGAACGAAATCAGCGCAATGAGTGCGACCTTGTCGTAACGTTTCATCAGCTTCGGAATGACGGCTTGCTCCAGCCCAGCGAGCGGGCCAGAGAAGTGAAGCCGGGACACATAGAACTCGCCCACCAAGCTGATGCCCACAAAGAAAACGACACCCAGAATGAGGGCCACCTGGGTTCGCTTCGAAAGCGCGATCACATACAAAATCTCGGTGAAGTAGTCCTTCACAGCACCCTCCTTGGTGGGCAGTCTCTATTGCTGCTGTAGTGCACGCGCCTGGTATGACAACCCATCCAGTAACCCACAAATCTGGTCATCCGTTAGGGCGAATTTGGGAACAAATTCCATCCCAGGCGGTAGCTGGTGGGGGTAGCACATGAAAGCACCTTTCCCGGCACCGAAGTACCTCAGGATGTAGTCGCTGAGCCGATTCGGCTGCGCGAGCTCGTAGGCAGTCCGGAAGATCGACAGATCGCAGATGCTTTCTCCGATCATCACCCAGGCGTGCCCATCCCAGGTAGCGTCGACGATCTCATTATCATGCGTTGGACGGGGCAGATTGTCGTAGCAGCGGAAAACATGCTTTCCATCGATCAAGAGGTCACCGAGGATGACGACAGCAGGCACCCCACTGGCCCGCAGAGCTGCAACGAAGCCCGCACTGATCATCACGCAGTGGCCCGCCGCACGGGGAATCGAGGCGAGGGTTTGCGTTGCCGTTTCAGCAATCAGCTCCAGGTCATTCTCCTGATAGCTGGCGTAGTCCGCGTAGGCCTCTTGGCCTAGGTCGCGAATGATGATGTCGCGAAGCAGCGTAGCGGTCATTGCTCTTCCTTGGTGAGTTGGCGTGCAGGTTTTGGCGGGACATAGAAGAGGTCTGCTGA
This region includes:
- the arsB gene encoding ACR3 family arsenite efflux transporter, whose product is MTNACEVAMKQASGAPLGVFERYLTLWVFLCIVAGTVLGLVVPQAAQAVGALEVAKVNIPVGLLIWVMIIPMLMKIDFGAISEVREQKSGMFVTLFVNWAIKPFSMALIGWFFIKQVFAPWLPAEELDSYMAGLILLGAAPCTAMVFVWSNLCKGNANFTLTQVALNDLVMVFAFAPIVALLLGVSSIPVPWDTLLLSVVMYIVIPLAIAQFLRARLMKRGDAYFQQALAKISPFSILALLATLVLLFSFQGESIVEQPLIIGIIAIPLLVQTLFIAALGYWLCHTLKVRHDVAGPATMIGASNFFELAVAVAIVLYGFNSGAALATVVGVLIEVPVMLWLVRMVNSTRNWYESSLNNR
- the arsA gene encoding arsenical pump-driving ATPase produces the protein MRFIDNAPRFLFFTGKGGVGKTSIACATALELTRQGKRVLLVSTDPASNVGQVFGLEIGNQITAIPAVENLAALEIDPQGAAQAYRDRIVGPARGVMPDDVVKGMEEQLSGACTTEIAAFDEFTSLLVNDELKARFDHIIFDTAPTGHTIRLLQLPGAWSGFLEAGQGDASCLGPLAGLDKQRDQYREAVEALSDPAKTRLVLVARAQATTLREAARTREELAAIGLQEQYLVINGVLPASEAQKDALAAAVYKREQAAVATMPLALRTLPLDLLPLKAFNLVGLDALRQLLAEGSADGTQAPASAPIELNAPRLKSLIDEIAADGHGLIMVMGKGGVGKTTLAAAVAVELARRGLPVHLTTSDPAAHLAETLDGTLEHLTLSRIDPHAETQRYRDHVMQTKGAGLDEQARALLAEDLRSPCTEEIAVFQAFSRIIREAGKKFVVMDTAPTGHTLLLLDATGAYHRDIARQMSGSNMRFSTPMMQLQDPKQTKVLLVTLAETTPVLEAAGLQADLRRAGIEPWAWVINNSVAVAKTESPLLHKRAVNELREIEHVATEHSQRHAVIPLMAEEPVGVERLLALSK
- a CDS encoding NYN domain-containing protein, with protein sequence MQQKRIALLIDCDNVSHNAIEGVLEELAKYGMVNVRHAHGDWKSDGLSGWVERLHPFAIRPMQQFAYTKGKNATDAAMIIDAMDLLYSKNIDAFALMTSDSDFTPLALRLQESGFPVYGFGEKKTPSAFVHACTSFIYVENLVRAPDDDKASADEQPKKKTRNELRCDTSLVRLLRNAADQTAGDDGWSLLSRVSDYIHNNSSFSVVNYGYQKLGDLIRTSELFDVEMRGTVMVVRTVRKPAPSPAPEPTL
- a CDS encoding transglutaminase domain-containing protein — protein: MTATLLRDIIIRDLGQEAYADYASYQENDLELIAETATQTLASIPRAAGHCVMISAGFVAALRASGVPAVVILGDLLIDGKHVFRCYDNLPRPTHDNEIVDATWDGHAWVMIGESICDLSIFRTAYELAQPNRLSDYILRYFGAGKGAFMCYPHQLPPGMEFVPKFALTDDQICGLLDGLSYQARALQQQ